The Fastidiosipila sp. genome has a window encoding:
- a CDS encoding sugar-binding protein, whose translation MKKLITISILVLAIVTSLLAGTMAYYTTQVDIAAGSVTAKEFIFLSEEIQSFTVNEKIAPSESVQWSFRIMNYEDSLVTETRQYYKLIFDAGAAKGKLAIDPLVIRIKDMKGKLLGSIEGTGSFEYLGEFDHNPKKQSREFTVEMVWPADGTNDSAYAGSQFGTAVKVSGIASQAPFDGSGQPDEPAGPQEPEDPQKPEKPEESDYAKGIKIDYSTGNSWGKYQYTIKIRNLSDEVIEDWKLSFVLQQKIHQEPWNAKIAELDGSYVFTRPASDFNVSIQPGGEITFAGQFVGDSIMTPTHFRFKDKPVSEDDLTISLGSDKTWQD comes from the coding sequence ATGAAAAAATTGATTACCATCTCAATTCTTGTATTGGCCATAGTGACCTCACTTCTGGCCGGAACCATGGCTTACTACACCACCCAGGTGGATATCGCCGCCGGGAGTGTAACCGCCAAGGAATTCATCTTCCTGAGTGAAGAGATTCAGTCTTTTACCGTCAACGAAAAAATTGCTCCCTCCGAGTCCGTTCAATGGTCATTCAGAATCATGAATTACGAGGATTCGCTGGTCACGGAGACCCGGCAATACTACAAACTCATCTTTGATGCGGGGGCCGCAAAAGGCAAGCTGGCCATCGATCCCCTGGTCATCAGGATAAAGGATATGAAGGGCAAGCTCCTCGGGTCAATCGAGGGGACGGGAAGCTTTGAATACCTGGGCGAATTTGATCATAACCCAAAGAAGCAGTCGCGCGAGTTTACCGTGGAGATGGTCTGGCCTGCCGATGGTACGAACGACAGCGCCTATGCCGGCAGCCAATTCGGCACCGCCGTCAAGGTCAGCGGCATCGCTTCGCAGGCGCCTTTTGACGGCAGCGGGCAGCCTGATGAACCCGCTGGGCCTCAAGAACCCGAAGATCCGCAGAAACCTGAAAAGCCTGAAGAATCGGATTATGCCAAAGGCATCAAAATCGACTACTCAACCGGTAACAGCTGGGGCAAGTATCAGTACACCATTAAGATCAGGAACTTAAGCGATGAAGTCATCGAAGACTGGAAGCTGAGCTTTGTCCTGCAACAGAAGATCCACCAAGAACCATGGAACGCAAAGATAGCCGAGCTTGATGGTTCCTACGTATTCACAAGACCGGCAAGTGACTTCAACGTGTCCATACAACCGGGAGGCGAAATTACCTTTGCCGGTCAATTTGTTGGTGACTCGATCATGACTCCCACCCATTTCAGGTTCAAGGATAAGCCTGTCAGTGAAGACGACCTCACCATTTCGCTGGGCTCGGATAAAACTTGGCAGGACTAG